Genomic window (Acidobacteriaceae bacterium):
CAAAGATCGTTGGAGATGCCAAGCATGATGGCATTGATGAGGCCGACGATCGCGAGGAAGCTGATGAGCATGATGGCGACGTTCCATGCCAGATTGCCGCCATCAATGGTTCCACGTGCGATGGAACCGACGAGATTTTCTTCCTGGTGCTCCTCGGATTTTGGCATCTTCACCGTGCCGAGTGTGGCGGGAACTTCGGTCTCCGGCACGAGCATCTTGGCGATGAGGATGGTTCCCGGCGCGGTCATGATGACGGCAGAGAGCAGGTCCTGCGCATGGATGCCGAAGAGGATGTACGCGGCCATGATGCCGCCGGAGACGTGCGCCATACCGGAGGTCATGATGGTCATGAGCTCGGACTGCGTGGCGTCACCGAGGAAGGGGCGGATGGTGAGTGGGGCCTCGGTCTGGCCCATGAATATGCTGGCGGCGACGTTGGTGGACTCGGCGCCGGAGGTGCCCATGGTGCGCTGCATGAGCCAGGCGACGACCTGGATGACGCGCTGCATGATGCCGAGGTGGTAAAGCATCGCGAAGAGCGCGGAGACAAAGATGATGGTGGGCAGAACCGCGAAGGCGAAGACCGCGAGCGGGCTTTTGGGGTCGCCGAGCTGGGGCCCGAAGACGAGGATGGAGCCATCGGCCGCATGGCCGAGCATGGCTGTTACGTGGTCGGCGGACCACTTGAGGATGACTTGGCCGACCGTCCACTTGATGACCAGGAAGGCAAAGAGGATCTGCAGACTGAGTCCCCAGATCACAGTTCGCCAGCGGATCGCATGCCGGGCAGTGGAGAGCGTGTAGCCCACGCCGATAAGAACAGCAAGTCCAATCAGTCCAGTAAATCTGCCCAACGCGCACTCCTGTACTGGAGGGGAATGGGTGGAGTGTAACGAGTTGTGTGAATATTCGCTACAGCGAAGTTGACGCGATGAGCGTTTGCTGCATCAAATAAATCATTGAGTGCATGGAAGATGTTCGCACGTGGTATACTGGAACAGATCGACGAACTCCGATCTGGTTTTTCTTGCTTGTTCCGGCTCTACCGCTCGACCTCGCGAAATCCAAATTGCGTTCAGCGGTACATCTAATTGAATAGGAACAAGTGAATATGGAACAGGGAACAGTGAAATGGTTTAACGATGCGAAGGGCTTCGGCTTTCTGAGCCGGGCTTCAGGCGACGACGTGTTCGTGCATCACTCGGCAATCCAGAGCAACGGCTTCCGCTCGCTGCAGGAAGGCCAGCAGGTTGAGTTCAACGTTGTGAAGGGCCCCAAGGGCTGGCAGGCAGAGAACGTTCGCGCTCTCTAAGCGTTGCGAAGTTGAATTCGGATAGGGCGGTCGGTTGACCGCCCTTTTCCCTTTTGCACACGCGAGCAGGATGGCTGCGTACCTGCAGCCCCGTGAGGACGGATTTCCTCATTGAACCGAAGTGCCTGGAGGATTCATGGCCGTCGTTATCTCAGACAAGTACCACCTCAAATCCATTCACGAAGAGATCGGCCTGTTCGACCGTAAGCTCGCGCATCTGATGAAGTTCGAAAAGTTTGAGACAGAGGCCGCGCGTGACGAAGCTGCACGCAAGATGAGGGTGAAGCGCGAGACGCTGGTCAAAACAGCGACGCGGCTGGCCGAGGAAGGCATTGAGTTCAAGCCGGGAGATTTGCCGCGGTCCATGCGACCGGAAGGCGAGCCTGAGCCGCCTCCGCCGGCGGTGGTGATTGCGGAGACAGTTGTTGTCGAGCAGCCGGCCCCCAGCCGGAGCCTGGGACGTGAGAGCAGCGGACCTTATGCGGGCACCTCGCTCGACTGGCAGGCAAGCGTTCGCCAATACATGCTGAAGAAGGGCAAAGCGTAGAGCAGAGCGCTATTGCCGGCGAACAATTTCGCGGATGAGCGGCTGCGGCGCGGGCGGCTGGTCTGCGATGCAGACAGTTTCCTCAAGCATGCGGAAGGGTTCGTCGAGCAGCGCCGGATCTTCGGTAAACAGCGTGAAGATCGGCTGGCCCGCCTCGAGTTTTGCGCCGAGTTTTGCGTGCGATTCGATGCCAGCATGCGCACTGACCGGATCGCCAGGCTTTGCGCGGCCCGCTCCGAGTCGCTGCACGGCCCAGCCAACCTCCTTGCAATCCATACCCCTGAGGTAGCCCGCACGCGACGCTGCGAGCGTCCGCGTCGCCTTTGGTTTGTGAAACGCAGCGGGGTTGTCGAAGATGCTGGTGTCTCCGCCTTGCGCGCGCACAATGTTGAGCCACGCTTTATAGGCTGCACCGGAGCGGAGCAGGTTGTCCGAGAGCTTCGCGCCGTCGTCGGGTGACTGCGCTTTGCCGGCGAGGAAGAGCATCCAGCCGGAGAGCGCATTCGAGAGCTCGATGAGGTCGGCGGACATTGCGTGACGCGTGCCGCGCATGATGTCGACGCACTCCCAGACTTCGACCCAGTTGCCGCTGAAACGGCCGAGGGGTTCTTCCATTGATGTGAGCAGGGCAACAGTGCGTGTGCCTGCGAGTTCACCGGTGGAGACCATGAGATTGGCGAGCAATTGCGATTTCTCGTATGTCGGCATGAATGCGCCGGAGCCGACCTTCACATCGAGTACGAGGCCGCGGAGATCTTCGGCGAGCTTCTTGCTCATGATGCTTGCGGTGATGAGGAATGGCGATTCTACGGTGCCTGTGTGGTCGCGCATCGCGTAGAGGATGCGGTCGGCGGGGACGAGCCGCGGCGTCTGGCCCACGAGTGCGGCATGGCACTCGCGCAGCACTTCGCGCATGCGCGGCAGTGAGAGCTGTGTGTCGAAACCGGGAATCGTCTCGAGCTTGTCTAGAGTTCCGCCGGTATGACCCAGGCTGCGGCCAGAGATCATCGGGACCGAGATGCTGGGACTGTTTTCGAGTCCCGCTGCCGCGAGCACCGGAGCGATCAGCAGCGAGCTCTTGTCGCCGACGCCACCGGTTGAGTGCTTGTCGACGGTGAATGTGTCCAACCCGGAGGCGTCGAAAGTCTCACCGGAATAACGCATCGCGGTTGTGAGATCGGCGAGCTCGCGCGGCGACAGTCCGCGCTGAAAGACCGCCATGAGGAAGCTGCCGATCTGCGCGTCGGTGATGGTTGGCGTAGATTTTCTTTCGCCACCTTGAACGACGCTGCGGACGAACTGATTGATCTCTTCGGTGGACAGCTCGTGGCCGTCGCGCTTGTGAAGGATGAGATCGATAGGATGGAAGACTTGCTCGGACATATTCGCTTCGGTGCGGGTTTTACTTCTGGAGAAACTGCATGCGGAAGGCGTGTGGAAGCAGCGCGCCGAGTGTAGTCGATTCCTCTGCACCCCTTTCGCCGGGATAGAGGATGAGAACGTCATCGTCGCCGAACTCGCTGAGTGTCTGACGGCAGGCACCGCAGGGCATCGACGCTGAATTATTCAGGTTGGCTACTGCGACGGCACGCAGGCGGACGGAGGGACCGCGCTCGGAGACAGCGCGTGCGACCGCCGCCTGCTCGGCGCAACTGGTAAGCCGGTAGGAGCAGTTCTCGACGTTGCAGCCGGTGATGATCGAACCATCGGTCAATAACAGCGCGGCGCCCACGCGAAAGTGGCTGTAAGGTGAGTAGGAGTTTGCGGCCGCGGCCCGGGCGAATTCACGAAGGTGTTGCTGATCAGCGGGAGAAAGCGAGTTTGTGGCAGCGGCAGACGACATGACGAGTTGTTTAGGGTAGCCGCTCGGGCGAACGAAGGCAAGGTGTCAAGCATGAGTCTGGAACAGCAGATGGCCGGGAATTGAGACTGTGCAGCGCACGAATGCATCAAAAGCAGAGGCAGAATCTGGAGCGAAATCCTTGGCGAATCGGGAACGTCGATCGAAGGAACGGGCCTCTGCGGAGACGCCGATGAACGTGTCGGCGTCCGCTCCGGAGGATGTCCTCGATCTGTTTCATCCCGTAACTGCAGCCTGGTTCCGCGCGGTGTTTGAGGGGGCAACCGCTCCTCAGAGCGAAGGCTGGCCCGCGATTGCGCGTGGCGAATCCACACTGATTCTGGCGCCGACGGGAACGGGGAAGACGCTGACTGCATTTCTCTGGTGTCTTGACCGGCTGATGCTGCGCGAACAACCGGCGACGCCAGGTTGCCGCGTGTTGTACGTATCGCCGCTCAAGGCGCTCGCGGTGGATGTGGAGCGCAACCTGCGCTCGCCGCTTGCAGGCATTGCGAACATGGCGGAGCGCGAGGGCGTGCGCGTTCACCTGCCGGAGATTAGTGTGCGCACCGGCGACACGAGCCCACGGGAGCGCGCACGGTTCAAGAGGCATCCCGGCGAAATTCTTATCACCACTCCTGAGTCGTTGTACCTGATGTTGACCTCGAGTGCGAGTGAGGCGCTGCGTTCCATCGAGACGATCATCATCGATGAGATTCATGCGCTGGTGCCGACGAAACGTGGAGCGCATATGGCGCTTTCGCTTGAGAGACTGCAAACGCTTGTTGGGAGGCCGATACAGCGGATCGGTCTCAGCGCGACGCAGCGGCCGCTGGAGGAAGTTGCGCGATTCCTCGGTGGTGCCGATGCGGGTTTGGCAGGTCAGCAAACGAGCAAGTCAGCGAGTCAGCAACTTAGCGACGAATCCGTCACCCGAAAGCTGAGCGACGAGGATCGATCTGGGACCGAGATCGAGGGCGTGCGTTTTCGGCCCGTGACGATCGTGAACGCCGGTGCTCGCAAGCCGCTGGTGCTTTGCGTAGAGGTTCCGGTCGAAGACATGGCGAAGCTCGGCGAGGTTGAGGAACAGCCGAGCGGGCCGGCCGCGCAGGGACCGAAGCGAACGAGCATATGGCAGTCGATCCATCCGCGTCTGCTGGAGATTATTCGCAGTCGCACGTCGACGCTGCTGTTTGTGAACGCGCGACGTGTTGCGGAGCGGCTCGCAGGCGCGCTAAATGAGCTCGCAGGTGAACCGATCGCGCGCGCGCATCATGGCTCGCTGGCAGCGGCGCAGCGGAGTGAGATTGAAGAGATGCTGAAGGAGGGGCGCATCCGCGCACTCGTCTGTACGTCATCGCTCGAGCTCGGCATCGACATGGGCGCGGTGGACCTGGTCATCCAGATTGAAGCGCCGCCGAGTGTGGCGAGCGGGATGCAACGCATTGGGCGTGCGGGGCACCAGGTGGGCGCGCCGTCGCACGGAATCATCTTCCCGAAATATCGCGCGGACCTGATTGCGTGTGCGGCAGTGACGCAGGCGATGCACGAAGGGCACGTGGAGTCGACAAGATTTCTTCGCAATCCGCTCGACGTGCTCGCGCAGCAGATGGTCGCGACCGTGGCATATCCGCCACTGCCTGTTGGTGAAGCGGGACGCCTTCGAGGGCGCGGAGAGATTGAGTCAGAGTCGCCGGGAATTTCCTATGAGGCGCTGCTCTCGATTGTGCGCAGCTCGGCCCCGTTCGCTGGATTGAGTGCGGCGGTGTTTGACGGCGTGCTGGACATGTTGGCGGGCCGTTATCCGTCGGATGAGTTTGCGGAGCTGCGCCCACGTGTGACCTGGGATCGGCAGCGCAACTGGATCACACCGCGGCAGGGCGTGCAGCGCATCGCGATCCTGAATGGAGGGACGATTCCGGACCGTGGGCTGTATGGAGTCTTCCTCAGCGGAACGCATGCGAAGCCGGTGCGAGTGGGCGAGCTGGATGAGGAAATGGTGTTCGAGGCGCGCCAGGGCGAGACCTTTGTGCTCGGTGCATCCACGTGGCGGATCGATGAGATCACGCACGATCGGGTGCTCGTGAGCCCCGCGCCCGGCGAACCGGGCAAGATGCCGTTCTGGCATGGCGATCAGGCAGGGCGGCCGATCGAATTCGGCCGCCGCATCGGTGCGCTCGTGCGCGAGCTGCGTGAATTGCCGCGGGGTGCTGCCATCACGAAGCTCACGCGCGAGCACGATCTTGATCAGCAGGCTGCGGAAAACGTGTTGCGCTATCTCGCGGATCAGGAACTTGCTACAGAGCAGGTGCCGGATGATCGCACCATTGTGATAGAGCGTGTGCGCGATGAGTTAGGTGATTGGCGGGTTTGCTGTCTGACTCCGTTTGGCAGTCGCGTGCATGCGCCGTGGGCGATGGCAGCAACCGCGAAGGTTAAGGCTGCGGGGCTGGATGTTGAGACGATGTGGAGCGAGGACGGGTTCGTGCTGCGCTTCCCAGAGACGGACGAGCCACCTGAAGCCGATCTGCTGTTGCTGGATCCAGCGGAGGCGGCGGAGTTTGTGCAGCATCAGCTTGGATCGACGGCGCTGTTCGCGGCTAAGTTTCGGGAAGCTGCAAGCCGAGCGTTGCTTCTGCCTCGGCGCCGTGCCGATGGCCGTACACCATTGTGGCAGCAACGCAAGCGTGCGTACGACCTGTTGAGCGTCGCGGCGCGATATGCGAGCTTCCCGATTCTTCTAGAGGCGTATCGCGAATGCCTGCGGGATGTGTTCGACATGCCGGCGCTGTCGGAGACACTGCGCGCGATTGCGAACCGCAGCATTCGTGTCCACGTGGCGGACTCGCGGACGCCGTCGCCATTTGCAAGTGCGTTGTTGTTCAGTTACGTCGCGAACTACATCTATGACGGCGATGCGCCGCTGGCAGAGCGGCGGGCCCAGGCGCTGTCGATCGATCAGGAGCAATTACGTGAATTGCTCGGCGACGCTGACCTCCGCGAGCTGCTGGATGTGAATGCGATCGAGGAGACAGAGGAGCAGCTTCAGGCGATTGCGGACGGCTACAAGGCGCGCAATCTGGATGCCGTGCACGATCTGTTGCTGCGACTTGGAGATCTCACATCAGCGGAACTAGCTGCGCGGTGCGAGGGGGTGGATGCGGACGCAAGCGTGGCCCGTCTGCTGCGTGCCCGGCGAGTGCTGCAGGTGAGGATCGCAGCCGAACCCCGCTTGATCGCGATCGAAGACGCGGGCAGGGTGCGCGATGCGTTGGGGGTGCCGCTACCGCCAGGGCTGCCTGATGCCTTTACTGGAAAAATACCCGAGGCCTTGGTTGACATCGTTCGGCGCTATGCGCGCACGCATGGCCCGTTCACGACGGTCGAGGTGTCGAAACGCTACGGGCTCTCCACTGCCGGAATCGAGCCAATCTTGCAGAGGCTCGTGGGAATGGGTCGCATCGTCGAGGGCGGCTTTCGTCCGAGCGGCGTAAACCGTGAGTGGATCGATGTCGAAGTGTTGCGCACGATTCGCAGGCGGTCGCTTGCGCGGCTTCGCAAAGAAGTTGAGCCAGTTGAGCAGCGCACGCTGGCGAGGCTGTTTACGCGATGGCAGGGTGTGGTGCAGCCGCGCCGCGGACTCGACGCACTGCTGGATGTAATCGAGACTCTGCAAGGAGCGGCACTACCGGCGTCCCTGCTGGAAACTGAGATACTGCCCGCGCGGATTATCGGCTACCAGCGCTCGGATCTCGACACACTCA
Coding sequences:
- a CDS encoding cold-shock protein yields the protein MEQGTVKWFNDAKGFGFLSRASGDDVFVHHSAIQSNGFRSLQEGQQVEFNVVKGPKGWQAENVRAL
- a CDS encoding thymidine phosphorylase, whose protein sequence is MSEQVFHPIDLILHKRDGHELSTEEINQFVRSVVQGGERKSTPTITDAQIGSFLMAVFQRGLSPRELADLTTAMRYSGETFDASGLDTFTVDKHSTGGVGDKSSLLIAPVLAAAGLENSPSISVPMISGRSLGHTGGTLDKLETIPGFDTQLSLPRMREVLRECHAALVGQTPRLVPADRILYAMRDHTGTVESPFLITASIMSKKLAEDLRGLVLDVKVGSGAFMPTYEKSQLLANLMVSTGELAGTRTVALLTSMEEPLGRFSGNWVEVWECVDIMRGTRHAMSADLIELSNALSGWMLFLAGKAQSPDDGAKLSDNLLRSGAAYKAWLNIVRAQGGDTSIFDNPAAFHKPKATRTLAASRAGYLRGMDCKEVGWAVQRLGAGRAKPGDPVSAHAGIESHAKLGAKLEAGQPIFTLFTEDPALLDEPFRMLEETVCIADQPPAPQPLIREIVRRQ
- a CDS encoding DEAD/DEAH box helicase; its protein translation is MNVSASAPEDVLDLFHPVTAAWFRAVFEGATAPQSEGWPAIARGESTLILAPTGTGKTLTAFLWCLDRLMLREQPATPGCRVLYVSPLKALAVDVERNLRSPLAGIANMAEREGVRVHLPEISVRTGDTSPRERARFKRHPGEILITTPESLYLMLTSSASEALRSIETIIIDEIHALVPTKRGAHMALSLERLQTLVGRPIQRIGLSATQRPLEEVARFLGGADAGLAGQQTSKSASQQLSDESVTRKLSDEDRSGTEIEGVRFRPVTIVNAGARKPLVLCVEVPVEDMAKLGEVEEQPSGPAAQGPKRTSIWQSIHPRLLEIIRSRTSTLLFVNARRVAERLAGALNELAGEPIARAHHGSLAAAQRSEIEEMLKEGRIRALVCTSSLELGIDMGAVDLVIQIEAPPSVASGMQRIGRAGHQVGAPSHGIIFPKYRADLIACAAVTQAMHEGHVESTRFLRNPLDVLAQQMVATVAYPPLPVGEAGRLRGRGEIESESPGISYEALLSIVRSSAPFAGLSAAVFDGVLDMLAGRYPSDEFAELRPRVTWDRQRNWITPRQGVQRIAILNGGTIPDRGLYGVFLSGTHAKPVRVGELDEEMVFEARQGETFVLGASTWRIDEITHDRVLVSPAPGEPGKMPFWHGDQAGRPIEFGRRIGALVRELRELPRGAAITKLTREHDLDQQAAENVLRYLADQELATEQVPDDRTIVIERVRDELGDWRVCCLTPFGSRVHAPWAMAATAKVKAAGLDVETMWSEDGFVLRFPETDEPPEADLLLLDPAEAAEFVQHQLGSTALFAAKFREAASRALLLPRRRADGRTPLWQQRKRAYDLLSVAARYASFPILLEAYRECLRDVFDMPALSETLRAIANRSIRVHVADSRTPSPFASALLFSYVANYIYDGDAPLAERRAQALSIDQEQLRELLGDADLRELLDVNAIEETEEQLQAIADGYKARNLDAVHDLLLRLGDLTSAELAARCEGVDADASVARLLRARRVLQVRIAAEPRLIAIEDAGRVRDALGVPLPPGLPDAFTGKIPEALVDIVRRYARTHGPFTTVEVSKRYGLSTAGIEPILQRLVGMGRIVEGGFRPSGVNREWIDVEVLRTIRRRSLARLRKEVEPVEQRTLARLFTRWQGVVQPRRGLDALLDVIETLQGAALPASLLETEILPARIIGYQRSDLDTLIAAGEVVWVGLEPLGERDGRIGLYLADKVALLWPPDRVVISGEKQSPALSDREQAVVGYLTRNGASFFQPLHEGVGGGYPGETIDALWSLVWRGLVTNDAMNALRAYCDKPPTSSRSTKQTRRIHNQQGFRSRRTTPPSAQGRWSLNTAAFAETRTSSAEQTVWSHAIAQQLLARYGIVFRETAHAENLPGGFSAIYDVLKALEEGGRIRRGYFAADLGATQFALPAAIDLLRSLRAPVQEKHEVVMLAATDPANPYGALLRWPAAPEEGSMLTRTVGARVVLVDGALTAYLRRGNPNLQVLLPEDDPARSQVARVLAEFLAAYVQRVDNPEGRGRTSMLISSVNGVPVAEHPLSRFLLDAGFQAAPLGFNVRRGLPSLPGATAETRSDA
- a CDS encoding nucleoside transporter C-terminal domain-containing protein, translated to MGRFTGLIGLAVLIGVGYTLSTARHAIRWRTVIWGLSLQILFAFLVIKWTVGQVILKWSADHVTAMLGHAADGSILVFGPQLGDPKSPLAVFAFAVLPTIIFVSALFAMLYHLGIMQRVIQVVAWLMQRTMGTSGAESTNVAASIFMGQTEAPLTIRPFLGDATQSELMTIMTSGMAHVSGGIMAAYILFGIHAQDLLSAVIMTAPGTILIAKMLVPETEVPATLGTVKMPKSEEHQEENLVGSIARGTIDGGNLAWNVAIMLISFLAIVGLINAIMLGISNDLWAHGHIHFPHSLGNALGVLCSPIAWMIGVPWHDAPIVGNLIGTRAVLNEFIAYTQLGTLAKTGAISARTLSIATFALCGFANIGSVGMQIGGIGALIPHRRNDLARLGLRALLAGTMANLMSASIVSMLLPR
- a CDS encoding cytidine deaminase, translated to MSSAAATNSLSPADQQHLREFARAAAANSYSPYSHFRVGAALLLTDGSIITGCNVENCSYRLTSCAEQAAVARAVSERGPSVRLRAVAVANLNNSASMPCGACRQTLSEFGDDDVLILYPGERGAEESTTLGALLPHAFRMQFLQK